The uncultured Bacteroides sp. genomic sequence CAATCGTTATGGTTTTTATTCCTCGTCAGCAAACATAGGATCCCATGCAGGAAGACGAATTGGCTTTTGTTTCAGAATGTCCAATACCTTTGTTGGTACAAATTTCTTTTCTACAACCAAACGGAACATGTATTCATTGAACCATTCATCGGTCATTATTAAGTGACCTTGGTAACCGGCTGTTGCTCCCCAGCTATTCTCAACCATCCATTTCTTTGGTTTGCCATCTTTATCAAGATCAACAGCCATCAGCGTCATCGCGTGAGAAGAACTACTCGCAAAACTTTGAATGCGTTGCTTTTTATTCATGCCAAAGTTGGTGCCCATCAATGAAGCATAATCGTAATTGTTTATGTCAAGCAATCCACGATCAGAATTAAGGAACTTGCCTACATCGCAGGAGAAATACATCATTGTGCTATCTTTTACAGATTTAATAGCCATCTCCTTAATGTCCTCAATAGGAAGATTCACATACGTCCAGTTCTTACCATCGTAGCGGTGGCGATCGAAATCAATCTCATAGCTTTTATAGAACTCACGGCTTGGATCATTCATCAACATTACATAGTTGTTGGTGAGATCTTTATTTACGTATTCATTGAAGAATGATAACGGGGTATATTGTTTTGTGTTTATAGGATTTCCTTTTGCATCTTTTCTGGTCCATGTAAATTCAGTAGGAGGGACTCCCAGGTTAAGAACCAGCATGCGGTAAATTGTACTCAACATTTCAGTCTTACTTTTTTTCAATGCAGCCGGTTTTGCTCCTTTGGCAGCCTCTTCACGCAATTGCAATCCGTATTCGCGAAGCTTCAGGCCTAGAAGGTTTGCCATCTGAGCCGTATTCTCGCTGCTGTTTGTTTCGGGCATAATCTCTTTTGGAACTAAACCATATTTTCCCACAATGTCTGATATACCGGTAAACTGTCCGCCGTCACTTAATGGATTTCTGAATAACCAATCCACCATCTTGTCATCCATTGGCTTTTTATATGTATCAATCACACCTTGTAAAAATAGGTTTGATTTTTCCAGCTGATCCCAGAAAAAGCAATAGTTTTGTGAGAATTCAAACGAACCTAAGCCATACTTTGTAATCATCTTAGATCTCATCACATTTAG encodes the following:
- a CDS encoding C1 family peptidase, producing MNKRIISAFILGVTIYANAQQSDGGISSEMLQSIKQSYQATASDKAIRNAIGGSDIRKLALDQDNLKDMDTYFSNKVESKGIADQKKSGRCWLFTGLNVMRSKMITKYGLGSFEFSQNYCFFWDQLEKSNLFLQGVIDTYKKPMDDKMVDWLFRNPLSDGGQFTGISDIVGKYGLVPKEIMPETNSSENTAQMANLLGLKLREYGLQLREEAAKGAKPAALKKSKTEMLSTIYRMLVLNLGVPPTEFTWTRKDAKGNPINTKQYTPLSFFNEYVNKDLTNNYVMLMNDPSREFYKSYEIDFDRHRYDGKNWTYVNLPIEDIKEMAIKSVKDSTMMYFSCDVGKFLNSDRGLLDINNYDYASLMGTNFGMNKKQRIQSFASSSSHAMTLMAVDLDKDGKPKKWMVENSWGATAGYQGHLIMTDEWFNEYMFRLVVEKKFVPTKVLDILKQKPIRLPAWDPMFADEE